A region of Vitis riparia cultivar Riparia Gloire de Montpellier isolate 1030 chromosome 12, EGFV_Vit.rip_1.0, whole genome shotgun sequence DNA encodes the following proteins:
- the LOC117925996 gene encoding receptor-like protein 6 gives MRMLVMILLLIRQKLQCGNPMEKEKEKEKKVIAARGMVLSVTGRLVISSAFTLPEVVSMLSRLRSLDLSFSRFSGQIPSELLALSKLVFLDLSGNPMLQLQKPGLRNMETSPLEMLHLAGTSFSGELPTSIWRLGSLTNLDISSCNFQLLDNGLSLLSYTKFKFLELDACNLTKIPDFLQKQDELKLLSLSNNKIHGPIPKWIWNISKETLEYLDLSGNFLIGFDQPPVVLPWSKLKSLNLDSNMLQGPLPIPPPSTSEYLVFGNKLIGEISPLICNMSSLMLLDLSSNNLSGRIPQCLANFNKSLFVLDLGNNRLDGPIPQTCTMPNNLRVIDLGENQFQGQIPRSFANCMMLEHLVLGNNQIDDIFPFWLGALPQLQVLILRSNRFHTQGASFAEPWWQQSYWPYPILPGKPNTTGVIGSFPKQALRQDPLATNKDDIP, from the exons ATGAGGATGCTTGTTATGATCCTTCTGCTTATCCGCCAAAAGTTGCAATGTGGAAATCCCatggagaaggagaaggagaaggaaaagaaagtgaTTGCTGCTCGTGGGATGGTGTTGAGTGTGACAGGGAGACTGGTCATATCATCGGCCTTCACCTTGCCAGAAGTTGTCTCTATG CTTTCAAGGCTTAGGAGTCTCGATCTCTCTTTTTCTAGATTCTCTGGCCAAATCCCATCGGAACTCTTAGCGCTGTCCAAATTGGTTTTCCTTGATCTCTCGGGAAACCCAATGTTGCAGCTTCAAAAGCCTGGCTTGAGAAATATG GAAACCAGTCCCTTAGAAATGTTGCATCTTGCTGGTACAAGTTTTTCCGGTGAGTTACCAACTTCAATTTGGAGGCTTGGTTCTTTGACTAATTTGGACATCAGCTCATGCAATTTCCAATTATTAGACAATGGGTTATCATTGCTCAGTTACACCAAATTCAAGTTTTTAGAATTGGATGCTTGCAACTTAACCAAGATTCCTGATTTTCTGCAGAAGCAAGATGAATTGAAGTTGCTCTCCCTCTCCAATAACAAAATTCATGGTCCAATTCCAAAGTGGATATGGAACATAAGCAAAGAAACCCTAGAGTATCTGGACCTTTCTGGAAACTTTTTAATAGGCTTTGACCAACCTCCAGTTGTGCTTCCATGGTCCAAGTTAAAAAGTTTAAACCTTGATTCTAACATGTTGCAAGGACCACTTCCAATTCCACCACCATCAACCTCTGAATATCTTGTCTTTGGAAATAAATTGATAGGAGAAATTTCGCCACTTATTTGCAACATGAGTTCTCTTATGTTACTTGATTTGTCTAGTAATAATTTGAGTGGCAGGATTCCTCAATGTCTGGCCAACTTCAACAAATCTCTGTTCGTACTGGATCTGGGAAACAACCGCCTTGATGGCCCCATTCCTCAAACATGCACAATGCCAAATAATTTGAGGGTGATTGATTTAGGTGAAAATCAATTCCAAGGCCAAATACCCAGATCATTTGCCAATTGCATGATGCTCGAGCACCTTGTTCTCGGAAACAATCAAATTGAtgatattttccctttttggctTGGAGCTCTCCCACAACTACAGGTTCTTATTTTGAGATCCAACAGATTCCATACTCAAGGGGCTTCATTTGCTGAACCTTGGTGGCAACAATCTTACTGGCCTTATCCCATCCTCCCTGGCAAACCTAACACAACTGGAGTCATTGGATCTTTCCCAAAACAAGCTCTCAGGCAAGATCCCTTGGCAACTAACAAGGATGACATTCCTTGA